From a single Fulvivirga ulvae genomic region:
- a CDS encoding lantibiotic dehydratase yields the protein MGNTLTTYTTKSKNTMQLFPYALIRVGGDSFEEWSRLNFPASNEIVREIYRLTLKQAESKEALCDSLFEFISNSDNPEIQNTVQNLRRDIFNERRLKNSKINKAAEVLPQLLKESLEGYIALLKELKEKTQAGESVFAEELHGGREQLKQLVDSEHFKKGLILSSRTLLNRLDSFKKRPADTFRKKEHQVEQSLLQYLTRMYAKTSPFSTFTNLSMGAIREGQGNIQISALGGLQVKGHIRLNNYLLKYVMDLLKNYRPSYILFPLRCNPTYQNREDHFLYLTNNNNIESFQRIPYNPVVEHIAGVVQEYTEGVRFIDLIEGLQNDIDASAEEVESYIKQLIEFGLLEYNVGVSGVDPDWDVKLVSALESQVQHGVQYIAELLDALKAIRQLGNKYAQSNVQERHSLLQQAYDTFREIYMKIHEEAGLPADERKTEKELIEEAKRKKEEEEKKKKDQDKSEAVQDEKDAEEKEEVTFKHETSTYFAIKPEQMFYEDTTREVNAVLGQEEVFTIISNLNELLNQMRFFKGNEEEKEKMRAYFLKKYGKNEPVDLLTFYEDYFREFKKPEKEREEKRKKEAREKLKQEQEEGSRKNGANEKDAMPETAEDKEMDTVDEFALPGQKEKQGKIMKWKAEAKKQLKKTVEWDAHEINVDIEPFKYANKEVGFVGTDGDTNSYGSFLQFYYEGGKLKAALNSTFPGYGKMVSRFLHIFDHKLTDEIRNWNVEQSDEESLFIEDIDASYFNANLHPTLMPYEIWMPGGHNSLPADKQIPITDFQVEYSAEADELNLIHVSTGKRAYVFDLGFQGHSGRSQLFQLLEKFTKAEYLFAQPLVNAVNQLNTPEENSNEKGKEVKEDKKEINVLPRVVYKDMLVLQRKTWFVPKVLLPQRHPNDTDWQYFKNINTWRKGNNMPDEVFVFVNTNRWGDANMDEEAMKKLTRDDYKPQYIDFTNPLLVSLLEKLIDRVPLNMKIVEMLPDSKQMLKIDDSRFVSEFVVQWYNK from the coding sequence ATGGGTAACACATTAACAACCTACACCACCAAGAGTAAAAACACTATGCAGCTATTTCCTTACGCCCTTATCAGAGTTGGCGGAGATTCGTTTGAGGAATGGTCCCGGCTAAACTTTCCGGCATCTAATGAAATAGTAAGAGAAATTTACAGGCTTACTCTTAAACAAGCTGAAAGTAAAGAAGCATTGTGTGACAGTCTCTTTGAATTTATTAGCAACAGCGATAATCCGGAAATTCAAAATACAGTTCAGAACCTGAGAAGGGACATATTTAATGAGAGAAGGTTAAAGAACAGTAAAATAAATAAGGCTGCAGAGGTGCTCCCGCAATTGCTGAAGGAAAGTCTTGAGGGGTATATTGCATTGCTAAAAGAATTAAAGGAGAAAACCCAGGCAGGAGAATCCGTCTTTGCTGAAGAGCTGCATGGAGGCCGGGAGCAGCTAAAGCAGTTGGTTGATTCCGAACACTTTAAAAAGGGTCTGATCCTGTCAAGCAGGACACTGCTAAACAGACTGGATTCCTTTAAAAAAAGGCCGGCGGATACATTTAGAAAAAAGGAGCATCAGGTCGAACAAAGCCTGCTCCAATACCTGACACGAATGTATGCCAAGACTTCACCCTTTAGCACCTTTACGAACCTTTCAATGGGTGCTATCAGGGAAGGTCAGGGCAATATTCAGATCAGCGCATTAGGCGGCTTACAGGTTAAAGGGCACATCAGACTCAACAACTATTTACTGAAATATGTAATGGACCTGCTAAAAAACTACAGACCTTCCTACATATTGTTTCCTTTGCGTTGTAACCCTACATACCAGAACCGTGAAGACCATTTCTTATACCTTACAAATAACAACAATATAGAGTCATTCCAACGGATACCCTATAACCCAGTGGTAGAGCATATTGCCGGGGTGGTACAGGAGTACACAGAAGGCGTAAGGTTCATAGACCTGATCGAGGGCCTGCAAAATGACATAGATGCTTCGGCAGAGGAGGTTGAAAGCTATATTAAGCAGTTGATAGAGTTTGGCCTGCTTGAGTACAATGTTGGGGTTTCAGGAGTAGACCCTGACTGGGATGTAAAGCTTGTCAGTGCTTTGGAAAGTCAGGTGCAGCATGGGGTACAGTATATCGCAGAGCTACTGGATGCCCTTAAAGCTATCCGCCAGCTTGGAAATAAGTATGCTCAAAGTAATGTGCAGGAACGACACTCCTTATTACAGCAGGCATATGATACATTTCGTGAAATCTACATGAAAATCCATGAAGAAGCAGGCCTCCCGGCCGATGAGAGAAAAACGGAAAAAGAGCTTATCGAAGAGGCAAAAAGGAAAAAGGAAGAAGAGGAGAAAAAGAAGAAAGACCAGGACAAGAGCGAAGCAGTGCAGGATGAAAAGGATGCAGAAGAAAAAGAGGAGGTAACTTTTAAACATGAAACCTCTACTTACTTTGCCATAAAGCCCGAACAGATGTTTTATGAGGACACCACCAGGGAGGTAAATGCGGTCTTGGGACAAGAGGAGGTCTTCACCATTATTTCCAATCTTAATGAGCTGCTAAACCAAATGCGGTTTTTCAAAGGCAATGAGGAAGAGAAAGAGAAGATGCGGGCTTACTTCCTGAAGAAGTATGGTAAAAATGAGCCGGTTGACTTGCTTACTTTTTACGAAGACTACTTCCGGGAATTTAAAAAGCCGGAAAAGGAACGGGAAGAAAAAAGGAAGAAAGAAGCTCGTGAAAAACTGAAGCAGGAGCAAGAGGAAGGGAGCCGGAAGAACGGAGCGAATGAAAAGGACGCTATGCCAGAAACAGCCGAAGACAAGGAAATGGATACTGTTGATGAATTTGCGCTGCCAGGGCAGAAAGAGAAGCAGGGAAAAATTATGAAGTGGAAGGCGGAGGCTAAAAAACAACTTAAAAAAACAGTAGAATGGGATGCCCATGAAATTAATGTAGATATCGAACCCTTTAAATATGCCAATAAAGAGGTCGGCTTTGTTGGTACTGATGGTGATACCAATTCATACGGATCATTTTTGCAGTTTTATTATGAAGGGGGCAAGCTGAAGGCAGCTTTAAATAGTACTTTCCCAGGATATGGCAAAATGGTTAGCCGCTTTCTCCACATCTTTGACCATAAACTAACTGATGAAATAAGGAACTGGAATGTAGAGCAGAGTGATGAAGAATCTCTTTTTATAGAAGACATTGATGCATCATATTTCAATGCCAACCTTCACCCGACACTTATGCCTTATGAGATATGGATGCCGGGAGGCCATAATTCGCTGCCTGCTGACAAGCAAATACCTATTACTGACTTTCAGGTGGAATATAGCGCTGAGGCAGATGAGCTGAATTTAATTCACGTGTCTACGGGGAAAAGAGCTTATGTTTTTGATCTCGGCTTTCAGGGACATAGCGGACGGTCCCAGCTTTTTCAGCTTCTTGAAAAGTTTACCAAGGCAGAGTACCTGTTTGCTCAACCACTGGTCAATGCGGTTAACCAGCTCAACACCCCGGAAGAAAATAGCAACGAGAAAGGCAAGGAAGTAAAAGAGGACAAGAAAGAGATAAACGTTTTACCCAGGGTAGTATACAAAGACATGCTGGTGCTGCAAAGAAAGACCTGGTTTGTACCTAAAGTCCTGTTACCGCAGAGGCACCCTAATGATACTGATTGGCAGTACTTCAAGAATATTAATACGTGGCGAAAGGGTAACAATATGCCTGATGAGGTATTTGTATTTGTAAACACTAACCGGTGGGGTGATGCAAACATGGATGAAGAGGCCATGAAAAAGCTGACAAGAGATGATTACAAACCTCAGTATATCGACTTTACTAATCCACTTTTGGTCAGTTTACTGGAAAAGTTGATAGACAGAGTACCTTTGAATATGAAAATCGTGGAGATGCTCCCTGATTCAAAACAAATGTTAAAAATTGATGACTCGCGCTTTGTTTCGGAGTTTGTAGTTCAGTGGTATAATAAATAA
- a CDS encoding thiopeptide-type bacteriocin biosynthesis protein: MSQKNNSAPDKAWLAAFLYYAEPWEEFLINGVKPLIDQVMENQMADQYFFIRYWEKGPHIRLRFKGDRAILENKVKPLLTEHVNNYFKNRPSERQDPEWLKDVPEQQQWYPNNSVQFIAYDPETERYGGEHALLVSERQFQASSEATLKIVEEGLDSWDYNRALGAAIQLHLGFAYGVGMDQHEASKFFSEVFQNWLPRAYYFYEKDISKEELARRKQETLKAFESNFEAHKESLIPFFQTVWEAFEEKQSFDQEWLNQWLTDMRNIKADLRTLQKEGKLVVPEWYAMKENTGVPEEKQQLWAIYDSYIHMINNRMGIMNRDEGYLAYLVRESIKVLEIQ; encoded by the coding sequence ATGTCTCAAAAAAATAATTCTGCACCTGATAAAGCCTGGCTGGCAGCCTTTCTTTATTATGCCGAACCCTGGGAAGAATTTCTCATCAATGGGGTAAAGCCTTTGATAGACCAGGTTATGGAAAATCAAATGGCTGACCAATATTTTTTTATCAGGTACTGGGAGAAGGGCCCTCATATCAGACTAAGGTTCAAAGGTGATAGAGCCATACTTGAGAATAAGGTTAAACCGTTGCTCACTGAGCATGTTAACAACTACTTTAAAAACCGGCCTTCGGAGAGGCAGGACCCGGAATGGTTGAAAGATGTACCTGAGCAACAGCAGTGGTATCCAAACAACTCGGTACAGTTTATAGCGTACGATCCTGAAACCGAAAGATACGGAGGAGAACATGCACTGCTGGTTTCCGAACGGCAATTCCAGGCTTCATCCGAAGCTACACTCAAAATTGTAGAAGAAGGACTTGATTCTTGGGACTATAACCGTGCCCTGGGGGCAGCAATACAACTGCATCTCGGCTTTGCCTATGGCGTTGGTATGGATCAGCACGAAGCTTCGAAATTTTTTTCAGAAGTGTTTCAGAACTGGCTGCCCAGGGCCTATTACTTTTATGAAAAAGACATATCGAAAGAAGAGCTGGCAAGAAGAAAGCAAGAAACTCTGAAGGCTTTTGAAAGTAATTTTGAAGCACATAAGGAAAGTCTCATTCCGTTTTTTCAGACGGTATGGGAAGCATTTGAAGAGAAGCAGAGTTTTGACCAGGAGTGGCTAAACCAGTGGCTTACTGATATGAGAAATATAAAAGCTGACCTGCGAACACTGCAAAAAGAAGGAAAACTGGTAGTGCCTGAATGGTATGCTATGAAAGAAAATACAGGAGTGCCGGAAGAAAAGCAACAATTATGGGCCATATATGACAGCTACATACACATGATTAATAACAGAATGGGAATTATGAATCGTGACGAAGGATACCTGGCATATCTGGTGAGGGAAAGTATTAAAGTTTTGGAAATTCAGTAA
- a CDS encoding lanthionine synthetase LanC family protein produces MDKDKYLNEAIRIGDEILERVEKTADGYTWKTMSSTGDLEIQWEISESLYSGTAGIVYYFLELYKRTSDDRYLEAVEEGARWLENYCMANKTDYYAFYTGRMGVSYLMLVLADFFKDDSYKAKALKIAEGCEAFLAMDRKIDDLINGVSGTLLGLLHLHAATGDERVLANIERYALHLIERTNITPHGFYWDRSGTNITGLCGFSHGAAGIGYVFLELGRYFDNNSFYWVAENAFAYENHFFHEPFSNWPDFRRGFYNEKTLGENRERYLDGKKDYFLLPGDMSAWCHGAPGIGLSRVRACEVLKKEQYSKDLEKAVEKTIGATLDTRLSVGSCILCHGVGGNAILFLRPGVHRMMLIMLNWRHRQVTGHWLIKKKRGSIFRVIHLLVLKMISAYLWVIVASATFTCYYQAESPKLQQY; encoded by the coding sequence ATGGATAAAGATAAATATTTAAACGAAGCCATCCGGATAGGGGATGAAATACTGGAACGAGTGGAGAAAACAGCGGATGGATATACCTGGAAAACCATGTCTTCTACCGGGGACCTGGAGATTCAGTGGGAGATATCAGAGAGCTTATATTCAGGCACGGCCGGTATTGTTTATTACTTCCTTGAGCTTTACAAACGTACAAGTGATGACAGGTATCTTGAAGCTGTAGAAGAAGGGGCCCGTTGGCTTGAAAACTATTGTATGGCCAACAAAACCGATTATTATGCTTTTTATACAGGTCGAATGGGTGTTTCTTATCTGATGTTGGTGCTGGCCGATTTTTTTAAGGATGATAGCTATAAAGCCAAGGCCCTTAAAATAGCAGAAGGGTGTGAAGCATTCCTGGCTATGGATCGGAAAATCGATGACCTGATCAATGGCGTTTCGGGAACGCTGTTAGGTCTGTTGCACCTCCATGCTGCAACCGGAGACGAGCGGGTGCTGGCGAATATAGAAAGGTATGCCCTGCACCTGATAGAACGGACCAACATCACCCCACATGGTTTTTATTGGGACAGGTCCGGTACCAATATCACGGGGCTTTGTGGCTTCTCACATGGAGCCGCCGGCATAGGCTATGTTTTTCTTGAGTTAGGAAGATACTTTGACAACAACAGTTTCTATTGGGTTGCGGAGAATGCCTTTGCCTATGAAAATCATTTCTTCCATGAGCCGTTTAGCAACTGGCCGGATTTCAGAAGAGGCTTTTACAATGAAAAAACACTTGGTGAAAACAGGGAGAGATATTTAGATGGAAAGAAAGATTATTTTTTACTTCCGGGGGATATGTCCGCGTGGTGCCATGGAGCCCCCGGTATTGGATTATCCAGGGTACGAGCCTGTGAAGTATTGAAAAAGGAGCAGTACAGTAAAGACCTGGAAAAGGCGGTAGAAAAAACCATAGGTGCAACATTGGATACCAGATTGTCCGTTGGCTCCTGCATCCTTTGTCACGGGGTGGGGGGTAATGCTATACTTTTCTTGAGGCCTGGCGTACACAGGATGATGTTAATTATGCTAAACTGGCGACACAGGCAGGTGACCGGGCACTGGCTTATAAAGAAGAAAAGGGGAAGTATCTTTCGGGTTATTCATTTGCTGGTTCTGAAAATGATATCAGCTTATTTATGGGTGATAGTGGCATCGGCTACTTTTACTTGCTATTATCAGGCGGAAAGCCCGAAGCTCCAACAATATTGA
- a CDS encoding ABC transporter permease, giving the protein MLKNYLKITLRSLWKSKTYVIINVLGLGIAMACCIVAYINYDYNASYDKQHVNAGNVYRVNFIRDFQGNRTRNGIAPMPLGESIRNNIAGVGRVIRYIPNDGNIRISDELFNTEIGYADEGLFDLFNFPLKTGSKDDLTDKSRIFISSELATKYFGEEEALGKQITQVLDSSTLEYIVAGVFEKMPANSSFQFDAITHFDNFFKAFDKYDENSWKIWNTLLIEVQDKSKIPFIEKELQKYKANQNKAREDFQVSEFYLDPFEGMAIRAEREDVRNHWFRNSLPTAAVIAPAVMAFLVLLIAIFNFTNTAIAMSSRRLKEIGIRKVMGGRRNQLIGQFLAENLVLCFLAGMVAILLAEILVPAYNQMWEFLELDMNYLSNAGFFIFMFGLLLVTGLLAGSYPAFYISSFEPTSILKGTMKFGGTTFFTKSLLTLQYSISLIALISAVAFIQNARYQQELDLGFDQKGIIYTFINGENEYEVYKNSLAGNSDIKSVTGTKHHIMSTYINDPVRFEDMEREIDIMEVSEDYMDIMSMTLLEGRQFEKDSETDRKESVIVNETMMAAYGWEDAIGKKVVWRDSVQLYVIGVFKDYYGNGLWDIVEPTMLRLNKPEEYTRILVKADAGNLVAVNEFMEAKWREIFPNRLYNGRYMDEEIKEAATVNNNILKLFIFLGIIATLLSASGLFTMVSLNIIKRMKEIGVRKVLGASVTNIAKNLNKQFLIILLIASVLGSAAGYYMVDSLMASIWAYYTGAGLITFLAGIVLISVVSALTVGFKIYNAASMSPALTLRDE; this is encoded by the coding sequence ATGCTGAAAAACTACCTCAAAATCACACTCAGGAGCCTTTGGAAAAGTAAAACCTATGTAATTATTAACGTATTAGGGCTGGGCATAGCCATGGCCTGTTGTATTGTGGCATATATCAACTATGACTATAATGCAAGCTACGACAAGCAGCACGTGAACGCCGGTAATGTTTACAGAGTTAATTTTATCAGAGACTTTCAGGGAAATCGCACCAGGAATGGTATTGCTCCCATGCCGCTGGGAGAAAGCATACGAAATAACATTGCAGGCGTCGGGCGGGTGATCCGCTACATACCCAACGATGGTAATATTCGCATTTCCGACGAACTATTCAACACCGAAATAGGCTATGCTGACGAAGGCCTTTTTGACCTTTTTAATTTTCCGTTAAAAACAGGAAGTAAAGATGATCTTACCGATAAATCCAGGATATTCATTAGCAGTGAATTAGCTACAAAATATTTTGGAGAAGAAGAGGCCTTGGGGAAACAGATCACCCAGGTACTTGACAGCAGTACTTTGGAATATATTGTAGCAGGAGTATTTGAAAAAATGCCTGCAAACTCCAGCTTCCAGTTTGATGCAATTACACATTTCGATAATTTTTTCAAGGCTTTCGATAAGTATGATGAAAATAGCTGGAAGATATGGAATACACTTTTAATTGAAGTTCAGGACAAGTCAAAGATCCCCTTTATAGAAAAGGAGCTGCAAAAATATAAAGCTAACCAGAACAAGGCCAGGGAAGACTTTCAGGTATCCGAGTTTTATCTTGATCCTTTCGAAGGAATGGCCATCCGTGCCGAACGTGAAGATGTACGTAATCATTGGTTTAGAAATAGTTTACCTACAGCCGCTGTAATTGCCCCGGCTGTAATGGCATTTTTAGTGTTACTTATAGCCATATTTAATTTCACAAACACTGCCATAGCCATGTCCAGCCGCAGGTTGAAGGAAATAGGTATCCGCAAAGTGATGGGCGGCAGGCGAAACCAGCTGATAGGTCAGTTTCTGGCTGAGAACCTTGTCCTTTGTTTCCTTGCCGGTATGGTGGCCATTTTACTGGCCGAGATTCTTGTGCCGGCCTATAACCAGATGTGGGAATTCCTGGAGCTGGATATGAACTACCTTAGCAATGCAGGTTTTTTTATATTCATGTTTGGTTTATTGCTTGTTACCGGGCTTTTGGCCGGGAGCTATCCGGCATTTTATATCAGTAGTTTTGAGCCTACCAGTATACTAAAAGGCACAATGAAGTTCGGAGGTACTACTTTTTTCACAAAGTCACTGCTCACCCTGCAATACAGTATTTCCCTCATAGCTTTAATTTCTGCTGTTGCTTTCATTCAAAATGCCAGATACCAGCAGGAACTGGACCTCGGTTTTGACCAGAAAGGCATTATTTATACCTTCATCAATGGCGAAAATGAGTATGAAGTTTATAAAAATTCCCTTGCCGGAAATAGTGATATAAAATCTGTAACAGGCACCAAGCATCACATTATGTCGACCTATATTAATGATCCCGTCCGTTTTGAAGATATGGAGCGCGAGATCGACATTATGGAGGTCAGCGAGGATTACATGGATATAATGAGTATGACATTGCTCGAAGGAAGGCAATTTGAAAAAGATTCAGAAACAGATAGAAAGGAATCCGTCATTGTAAATGAAACCATGATGGCCGCTTACGGCTGGGAAGATGCCATAGGTAAGAAAGTGGTATGGCGCGATAGTGTACAGCTCTATGTGATCGGGGTTTTTAAAGATTACTATGGCAATGGACTGTGGGACATAGTGGAGCCGACTATGTTGCGCCTGAACAAACCTGAAGAATATACCCGGATACTTGTAAAAGCCGATGCCGGTAACCTGGTGGCCGTTAATGAATTTATGGAGGCCAAATGGCGAGAGATATTTCCAAACAGGTTATATAATGGCAGATATATGGATGAGGAGATAAAAGAGGCCGCCACAGTGAATAACAACATTTTAAAACTATTTATATTCCTTGGTATAATAGCAACCCTTCTTTCTGCCTCAGGACTTTTTACTATGGTATCCCTGAACATCATCAAGCGGATGAAAGAAATAGGTGTAAGAAAGGTGCTGGGAGCTTCTGTTACAAACATTGCTAAAAACCTTAACAAGCAGTTTTTGATTATCCTGTTGATTGCATCCGTTTTAGGTTCGGCTGCAGGCTATTATATGGTGGATTCGCTGATGGCCAGTATTTGGGCTTACTATACCGGAGCAGGTTTAATAACCTTTCTGGCAGGTATTGTACTGATCTCTGTTGTCTCAGCTTTAACTGTCGGGTTTAAGATCTATAACGCTGCTTCAATGAGCCCTGCGCTAACACTGAGAGATGAATAA